TCGTTAGAAACACCAATCGGTGAAGAAGACGATTCACATCTAGGTGATTTCATTGAAGACCAAGATGCAACTAGCCCAGCAGAGCATGCTGCTTATGAATTATTAAAAGAGCAATTAGAGGACGTTCTTGATACCTTAACGGATAGAGAAGAAAATGTTCTGCGTTTACGTTTTGGATTAGATGATGGACGTACGAGAACGCTTGAAGAAGTGGGTAAAGTATTTGGTGTAACGAGAGAACGTATTCGTCAAATCGAAGCCAAAGCTTTACGTAAATTACGTCATCCAAGTCGTTCTAAACAATTAAAGGACTTTTTGGAATAAAAGTAAATTTGAGAAGGGTAAGATTAAATTCTTACTCTTCTTTTTTGCGTTAAGCTTAAAAAATAGTAAAGACAGAGGATTATATTTGCAATTCTTTTTAAATTCTAAGATACTAGTAGTAGTGATACAGATGATATTTAGGAGGAATTAACAATGAAAAAAAAGAAACTAGCTTTTAGTTTAGTAGTCGCTATTTTAGTTGTAGTTGCAGTAGGATGTGGAAATGCTGCAGATAAAAAAACAGAATCAAGTAGTTCAATAACCTCTGACTCTGAAAAAGAAGCAGAGACATCTTCAACTGCACCCGCTGTAGAAGAGCCAATTGTGTATACAGCTGTTGTCAAACAAGATAGTAATAGTGAAACTGGGCAAGTATGGGTAAAAAGTTTATTACCGGTTGACTCCAATAAGGAAACACCCCCAATTTTCAAAGAAGAAGTTGTTTTATTAACAGATGGAAGTAATGTTTTTGATGGAAAAACAAATGAAAAAATTTCCTTAGATGAAATTAAAGCTGGGACTAATCTTGAAGTTACATTAGCAGCCGAACCTGTTTCAACAATGTCAATTCCACCTCAAATCCCTGGTAAAGATGTTCATAAAATAGTTGTTAAATAAAGCTTAACTGGACTGGAATTCGTTTTCCAGTCTTTTAATTTGCGTGAAATTTGCTTATATAGTCGTGTTTGTTATAATGAAGTATCAATTTAAAAAGGTGGGAAAATCCGATGTCAGAATGCTTGGTTAGTTTAAGTGATGGTGAAAAGGTAATCCTTAAAATTTCAGAAAAAGAACTTTTTTCAAAAATATCAAATGGTGATGGATTTTTGAGAAGCCGCTTAATCCGTTTTTACAATGATCAAGAAGATGCCATTTATATTAATCCAGTTCAAATTGTTAAGATTACTTTTAGTTCAGGAAACAGTGACAATGCTTTGGAAATTGATACGCGTTATCAATAAATGAATATAGGGAAGAGAGGTGGTTTTAATGAAAAAAAAGAAAAATGTATAATATGTCATAAAGATTATAGTGAAACTGACGGACTTCATTTAACTACACTAAGTAAAGAACTAAGGGAATTAATTTTATCAGAGCATCCAGATTTTTCTGAAGAAGCCTTTATTTGTATGGATGATTTGATGGATTATCGTTTGCATTACATCAAAGATATGATTAAAACTGACTCTGAAAATATTGAGTCTTTGAATAAAAATGTGTTAGATAGTATTAAAGAGGGAATGCCCATAGCAAAAAATACAAATGAAGATGTAACAACAAACCTAACTTTAGGTGAAAAAGTAGCTGATGGAATCGCTAAATTTGGTGGTAGTTGGGGCTTTATATTCTTGTTTTTATTTGTACTAGTTGCATGGATTATTATTAATTCAATTGCATTATTTACGAAACCTTTTGATCCATATCCATTTATTTTATTAAATCTAATTTTATCGTGTTTAGCAGCAATTCAAGCTCCTGTTATTATGATGAGTCAAAATCGTCAGGAAAAAAGAGATAGACAACAATCAGATAGTGATTACCAAGTGAATCTGAAATCTGAAATTGAAATTAGGTTACTACATGAAAAAATGGATCACATGTTGACGGAACAATGGGAACATTTAGTTAATATTCAAAATATACAAGTTGACTTATTAAACGAATTACAAGAGAGAATGGAAGTATTAGAAAAAAAAGTCTAATTTAAAATTTGGGCTTTTTTTATTTAACCGAAGCGTAAATCTCCTAGATGTAATTTGAAAATAGTAAAGTGTTCAAATTTCCTTCAAATATGGAAAAAAAAGAAAGGAGTTTATGTGCTTAAATAGAAGAAATTGTGTTATAATTAATAACATAAGTAAAAAAGTATTAATTGAGTGATTTAGATAAGAACATGTACATAACTTGTTTTTAAAAAATTGAAAAATTAAAGGAGTGTAGCAGTTATTATGACAGAAAATTTGCGCGAGCAAGTTAGCCTATTAGAGAAAGAAAATCGTAGAATTCGTCAAAAATTAAGACACTCCTATGAGGCTTATAAAGCTATGGAGCTAGAAAAAAATCAAATTCAAGAAGAGTCATTTAAGGAAAAAGCTTTACCTGCACATTATCAAGATGTTGAAGAAAAGTTAGAATACTATAAAAAGATGGTAGATTCCCTAGCTTCTGAAAATCAAGTGTTACAAAATCAACTTGATACAACCCCAAGATATAATGAAGTAGTGAAAGAGGATTCTACAAGATTTGCTCAAGATGAATTATTGGAAAAGATAAAATTACAAGAAATTCAAATTGAAACATTAATTGAAGAAAAGAATCAAATTAAGCTTGAATTAAAAAATTCAAAAGCTGAAATTGCTGAAGTTTTAATTGATGCTAAAATGCGCGCTCGCAAAATTGTTGAAACAGCAGATGAAGAAGTGGTAGGTTATAAAAATAAAGCTGCCATTGAATTGGCTTTATTTCAAAAAAAATTGCAAGAAACGCAACAAACTATTTTAGGAACAAAATTAGACGTGACAAATCTATTTGAAGATATTGATACAAAGATAAACTCAATTTCACAAATTGATGTGACTACTATGGGAGGAAATGAAAATGATGAAAAGTAGAAATGAACGAATTGCTGAACTGAAAAAAACAAACCAGAAAAAAATGATTCGTAAAAGTGCTGGAATTGTGAATACATCTATTATAATGGCATCTTTAGCAATTCCAACTTTTTCTGTTTTAGCTAGTGCAGAAGAAAATGCAACGACTAGTGAACGCGTTATTAAAGCAGTTGCTGATAGCTCAAATTCTGCTAGTGATACAGCCACAGAAATAGCTCCAACACCGGTACCGGTAGATCCTGAGACACCAATTGAGGAAACGCCAGAGATACCTAAAGAAGAGGTTGAAGTACCTGAGACAAAACCAGAGACGCCTGAAACAAAACCGGAAGTAAAGCCAGAAACACCTGGAACGAAACCCGTGGCACCGATAGTTGAAACAAAACCTACGCCTAAAGTGGAAGTAGAAACGACTCGTCCTTTCTCTAAAGAAGAAGTATCACAACAAAATATTGCTGAGGTTCAAGTACCAGAAGCCAATCATTCAGAAGCAGAAAAAATTATGTTTGTTAAAAATCAGAGCACGCAAGAATTTATTGATAAGATTTCTGAATCTGCTGCTGAAATTGGCGCAGAAAAAGATTTATATGCATCTGTTATGATTGCCCAAGCAATTCTAGAAAGTGGATCGGGAAATAGCTCGTTATCTAGTGAGCCTAATTATAATTTATTTGGAATCAAAGGAACTTTCGAAAATCAATCTGTAGCATTATTGACGTTAGAAGATGATGGTAGTGGAAATTATTATCAAATTACAGGAGAATTTAGAAAATATCCTTCTTACAAAGAATCATTAGAAGATTACTCTAAGTTGTTAACTGGTGGAACGTCATTTAATGCAAGTTTTTATTCAGGTACTTGGAAATCAAACACAACATCTTATAAAGATGCAACAGCTTTTTTAACTGGAAAATATGCGACAGATACTAGGTATGCTGAAAAGCTAGATCAATTAATTGAGACCTATGATTTGACACAATATGATGACGGTGTGAAGAAGGTTTCGGAAACTGAAGTTCAACAAGATGTTATGCATACTATTGTTAGTGGCGATACATTATGGGATTTAGGAAATACATTTGGTGTGAGTGTTCAAGAATTGATGGAATGGAATCAATTAACTAGCGATTTAATTTTTGTGAATCAAGAATTGATTGTTAAAAAGGCTCCAGTTGCTCCACCAGTGGTAGCACCAGTTGAAAATGTATCTGCTGCTGCAACGGATACAAAAAAAGTAGAAGATACTAATACTAATTTAACTGGCTTCCAACAAAAACAAAATGGCACGTTGGCATTTGATGAAACAACATCAGATTTAAACCAAGGGAGTGTTAAAGAAGAATACCAAGTAGCAGAAGGTGATTCACTTTACACAATTTCTAAAAAATTCAATGTTTCACCACTTGAAATTAAACATTGGAACGATATGAAGCATAATTTATTATTTATTGGACAAACGTTGACAATTCATACAGTGTAGTCTTAAAAAGCTAGCAAGGGATTTTTATTTCTTGCTAGCTTTTTTGTCTGTTTTATCTGTTAAATGAATTGGATTAGTAAGGAATTTTTTTGACATTTAGTGTATAATAGATAAGAATCATAAAAGGAGTGGACAGTTAGTTTATGGATGAAAAGCAGTTATCATTACGTTTGGAAAAAGCAAGTAATTATGTACCAAATAATAGTAAATTAGCTGATATAGGTTCGGACCATGCTTATTTACCATGTGCGTTAGTTTATCAAAAAAAAATTCAATTTGCAGTAGCAGGAGAAGTAGTTGAAGGTCCTTTTTTAACTGCAAAAGAGCAAGTTAAGCGTTTAGGTTTTCAAGCAATGATTGATGTTCGTCTAGGAAATGGTCTTGCCGTTATTGATTTAGCAGACCAAATTACAGCGATTACAATTTGTGGAATGGGTGGTACGTTAATTGCCTCGATTTTAGAT
This Carnobacterium maltaromaticum DSM 20342 DNA region includes the following protein-coding sequences:
- a CDS encoding DUF1003 domain-containing protein yields the protein MNIGKRGGFNEKKEKCIICHKDYSETDGLHLTTLSKELRELILSEHPDFSEEAFICMDDLMDYRLHYIKDMIKTDSENIESLNKNVLDSIKEGMPIAKNTNEDVTTNLTLGEKVADGIAKFGGSWGFIFLFLFVLVAWIIINSIALFTKPFDPYPFILLNLILSCLAAIQAPVIMMSQNRQEKRDRQQSDSDYQVNLKSEIEIRLLHEKMDHMLTEQWEHLVNIQNIQVDLLNELQERMEVLEKKV
- a CDS encoding glucosaminidase domain-containing protein codes for the protein MMKSRNERIAELKKTNQKKMIRKSAGIVNTSIIMASLAIPTFSVLASAEENATTSERVIKAVADSSNSASDTATEIAPTPVPVDPETPIEETPEIPKEEVEVPETKPETPETKPEVKPETPGTKPVAPIVETKPTPKVEVETTRPFSKEEVSQQNIAEVQVPEANHSEAEKIMFVKNQSTQEFIDKISESAAEIGAEKDLYASVMIAQAILESGSGNSSLSSEPNYNLFGIKGTFENQSVALLTLEDDGSGNYYQITGEFRKYPSYKESLEDYSKLLTGGTSFNASFYSGTWKSNTTSYKDATAFLTGKYATDTRYAEKLDQLIETYDLTQYDDGVKKVSETEVQQDVMHTIVSGDTLWDLGNTFGVSVQELMEWNQLTSDLIFVNQELIVKKAPVAPPVVAPVENVSAAATDTKKVEDTNTNLTGFQQKQNGTLAFDETTSDLNQGSVKEEYQVAEGDSLYTISKKFNVSPLEIKHWNDMKHNLLFIGQTLTIHTV